A window of the Kosakonia radicincitans DSM 16656 genome harbors these coding sequences:
- the budA gene encoding acetolactate decarboxylase, giving the protein MTNLNDCSCKENLSETIRAFSKSKPECVIYQTSLMSALLSGVYEGNTTIKDLLNHGDFGLGTFNELDGELIAFNSEVYQLRADGSAREARPDQKTPFAVMTWFRPSYSQQFDAPVSRQQLHEIVDKQIPSDNLFCALRIEGHFRHAHTRTVPRQTPPYRAMTDVLDDQPVFRFNSRAGVLVGFRTPQHMQGINVAGYHEHFITDDRRGGGHLLDYQLDHGTLTFGEIHKLMVDLPADEAFLQADLHPDNLDAAIRSVES; this is encoded by the coding sequence ATGACTAATCTAAATGATTGTTCCTGCAAAGAAAATTTAAGTGAAACAATTCGTGCTTTTTCTAAAAGCAAACCTGAATGTGTGATATATCAAACATCGCTAATGAGTGCGCTATTAAGTGGGGTTTACGAAGGAAATACCACGATTAAGGATTTACTCAATCACGGCGACTTTGGACTCGGCACGTTTAATGAACTGGATGGCGAACTGATTGCCTTCAACAGCGAAGTCTATCAGTTGCGTGCAGATGGCAGCGCCAGGGAGGCGCGTCCGGATCAAAAAACACCGTTCGCCGTGATGACCTGGTTCCGGCCGAGCTACAGCCAGCAGTTCGATGCTCCCGTCAGCCGTCAACAACTGCACGAGATCGTTGATAAACAGATTCCTTCCGACAACCTCTTTTGCGCCCTGCGCATTGAGGGCCATTTTCGCCACGCGCACACCCGCACCGTGCCGCGCCAGACGCCACCTTATCGGGCGATGACCGACGTACTCGACGATCAGCCGGTCTTTCGCTTTAACAGCCGCGCGGGCGTATTGGTTGGTTTCCGCACACCGCAGCATATGCAGGGAATCAATGTTGCCGGTTATCACGAACACTTTATTACCGACGATCGACGCGGCGGTGGTCATTTGCTGGATTATCAGTTGGATCACGGCACGTTGACCTTCGGTGAGATTCACAAACTGATGGTTGATTTGCCAGCGGATGAGGCGTTTCTTCAGGCCGATCTGCACCCGGATAATCTCGATGCCGCAATTCGTTCGGTAGAGAGCTGA
- a CDS encoding flavin reductase family protein: protein MKSKSKLNSFYYGFPVFMVTTQDSEGKNNICAASSSISLGEKIIIGISKGSKTHSNLIAGSDAVINIPDHTLWEKVEQVGRLTGGDTLSENQTKWGVEICHDKFAKAGLTAEASIDVAPPRIAECPIQAECRLVSISDKGRFILAELDIVNLWVENPLLGENGIVDSTQWKPLIFNFREYDTVGDALGFNVKYGN, encoded by the coding sequence ATGAAAAGCAAATCAAAACTCAATTCATTCTATTACGGCTTTCCCGTTTTTATGGTCACAACGCAAGATAGCGAAGGGAAAAATAATATTTGCGCAGCTTCATCATCAATTTCACTTGGCGAGAAAATTATTATTGGAATAAGTAAAGGTAGCAAAACACATAGCAATTTAATTGCCGGTTCCGATGCGGTCATCAATATTCCCGATCATACCCTGTGGGAGAAAGTCGAGCAGGTTGGCAGGCTGACTGGCGGCGATACGCTGTCGGAAAACCAGACCAAATGGGGCGTGGAAATTTGCCATGATAAATTCGCCAAAGCCGGGTTGACTGCGGAAGCCTCAATTGACGTGGCGCCGCCGCGCATTGCTGAATGCCCGATTCAGGCGGAATGCCGTTTAGTGTCCATCAGCGATAAAGGCCGTTTTATTCTCGCCGAGCTGGATATTGTCAATCTGTGGGTAGAAAACCCACTCTTAGGTGAAAACGGCATTGTTGATTCCACCCAATGGAAGCCGCTTATTTTTAATTTCCGCGAATACGACACGGTCGGTGATGCGCTGGGCTTTAACGTTAAATACGGCAACTGA
- the alsS gene encoding acetolactate synthase AlsS, translating into MSNENHTQQWAHGADMVVKQLEAQGVKQVFGIPGAKIDKVFDSLLDSSIQIIPVRHEANAAFMAGAVGRITGKAGVALVTSGPGCSNLITGMATANSEGDPVVALGGAVKRADKAKLVHQSMDTVAMFSPVTKYAVEVPSSDAIAEVVSNAFRAAEQGRPGSSFVSLPQDIADQPASGAILPAGSPPALGAAPDAMINDVAKMIAAAENPVFLLGLMASRQENIEALHLLLEKSHIPVTSTYQAAGAVNQQHFSRFAGRVGLFNNQAGDRLLHLADLVICIGYSPVEYEPAMWNTGNARLVHIDVLPAYEERNYIPDVELIGDIASTLDKLAAKIEKPLILTPRASEILIDRCNQRDLLNRKGAQLNQFAIHPLRIVRAMQDIVNNDVTLTVDMGSFHIWIARYLYSFRARQMMISNGQQTMGVSLPWAIGAWLVNPGRKVVSVSGDGGFLQSSMELETAVRLGANVLHIIWVDNAYNMVAIQEEKKYQRLSGVNFGPVDFKAYAEAFGAKGFAVGSTAELEPTLRAAMDTEGPAVVAIPVDYSDNPLLMGQLNLNQIL; encoded by the coding sequence ATGAGCAATGAAAACCATACGCAGCAGTGGGCGCATGGCGCCGACATGGTGGTGAAACAACTGGAAGCTCAGGGCGTTAAACAGGTTTTCGGCATTCCAGGCGCGAAAATCGATAAAGTTTTTGACTCCCTTCTGGATTCATCCATCCAAATAATTCCGGTTCGTCACGAAGCCAATGCCGCCTTTATGGCGGGTGCAGTCGGACGTATTACCGGCAAGGCGGGTGTGGCGCTGGTCACCTCCGGGCCCGGCTGCTCCAACCTTATCACCGGCATGGCGACCGCGAACAGCGAAGGCGATCCGGTGGTGGCGCTGGGCGGCGCGGTTAAACGCGCCGACAAAGCCAAACTGGTGCACCAAAGCATGGATACCGTCGCGATGTTTAGCCCGGTAACCAAATACGCCGTGGAAGTCCCTTCTTCTGATGCCATTGCAGAAGTGGTGTCGAATGCGTTTCGCGCCGCAGAGCAGGGGCGCCCGGGCAGCTCTTTTGTCAGCCTTCCGCAGGATATTGCCGATCAACCCGCCAGCGGCGCGATCCTGCCTGCCGGCTCGCCTCCTGCGTTAGGCGCTGCGCCGGATGCGATGATCAACGACGTGGCAAAAATGATCGCCGCGGCGGAAAACCCGGTGTTTCTGCTGGGGCTGATGGCCAGCCGACAGGAGAATATCGAGGCGCTGCATCTGCTGCTGGAAAAAAGCCACATTCCGGTCACCAGTACTTACCAGGCGGCAGGCGCAGTCAACCAGCAACATTTCAGCCGTTTCGCCGGACGCGTTGGCTTATTCAATAACCAGGCCGGGGATCGGCTTCTGCATCTGGCGGATCTGGTTATCTGTATTGGTTACAGCCCGGTGGAATATGAACCTGCGATGTGGAACACCGGCAACGCCAGACTGGTGCATATTGATGTGCTGCCCGCCTATGAAGAGCGAAACTATATTCCGGACGTTGAGCTGATTGGCGACATCGCCAGCACGCTGGACAAACTGGCGGCGAAGATTGAAAAACCGCTGATCCTCACCCCGCGCGCGTCGGAGATTTTGATTGATCGCTGCAACCAGCGCGATTTGCTCAATCGCAAAGGCGCGCAGCTTAACCAGTTTGCCATTCATCCGCTGCGCATTGTGCGGGCGATGCAGGACATCGTGAATAACGACGTGACGCTGACAGTCGATATGGGCAGTTTTCACATCTGGATCGCCCGCTATCTCTATAGCTTCCGCGCTCGCCAGATGATGATTTCTAACGGTCAACAGACGATGGGCGTCTCACTGCCGTGGGCGATTGGCGCCTGGCTGGTTAACCCCGGGCGCAAAGTGGTGTCGGTTTCCGGCGATGGCGGTTTTCTGCAATCCAGCATGGAGCTGGAAACCGCTGTGCGTCTCGGCGCGAATGTGTTGCACATCATCTGGGTGGATAACGCCTACAACATGGTGGCGATTCAGGAAGAGAAAAAATACCAGCGTCTCTCCGGGGTGAATTTCGGCCCGGTGGATTTTAAAGCCTATGCCGAAGCATTTGGC
- a CDS encoding DUF1971 domain-containing protein, translated as MQRITIPANYVHTRTTPLWTKETAPASIWKRHLDAGTRQGVYPRLSVSQGAIRYNGYADETSPQPVETVTINAGEFAVFPPEKWHNIEALTDDTIFSVDFYVDPKILLEE; from the coding sequence ATGCAACGTATCACCATACCCGCAAACTATGTTCACACTCGTACGACGCCATTGTGGACGAAAGAAACCGCCCCGGCGTCTATCTGGAAACGCCATCTGGACGCCGGTACCCGGCAGGGTGTTTACCCGCGACTGAGCGTGTCGCAAGGGGCGATCCGCTATAACGGTTACGCGGATGAAACCAGCCCGCAGCCGGTGGAAACCGTGACGATCAATGCCGGGGAATTTGCCGTCTTTCCGCCGGAAAAATGGCACAACATTGAAGCATTAACCGACGACACAATATTTAGCGTCGATTTCTATGTTGACCCGAAAATTTTGCTGGAAGAGTGA
- a CDS encoding LysR family transcriptional regulator: MELRYLRYFVAVAQTQHFTRAAEMLGMSQPPLSQQIRRLEQEVGTPLFHRLTRGVELTEAGEAFYEDACQILALSDAALEKAKGIARGINGKLYLGVTSSNAFHIRIFAVLRQFQHDYPQVMLHQKEDNMATLMQELDEGLIDVAFVRLPCENSKIFNLKLIDEEPMLIALHRSHPLADEADLALSELRDTPLVIFPQAVAPGLYELIYNACLRAGINMSHPQQASQFSSSLSMVSAGFGFAIVPQSMSCFSHPLVTFHRIKGEVLKTDVALAWRKFERSPAVKRFIDNF; encoded by the coding sequence ATGGAACTTCGTTATCTACGCTATTTTGTCGCCGTTGCGCAGACGCAACATTTCACCCGCGCGGCGGAAATGCTGGGCATGTCGCAGCCGCCGCTGAGCCAGCAAATTCGCCGTCTTGAGCAGGAAGTGGGGACGCCGTTATTTCACCGTTTAACGCGCGGTGTGGAGCTTACCGAGGCGGGCGAAGCCTTCTACGAAGATGCCTGCCAGATCCTCGCCTTAAGTGATGCCGCACTGGAAAAAGCCAAAGGTATCGCGCGGGGGATCAACGGCAAACTCTATCTCGGCGTGACCAGTTCCAACGCTTTTCACATCCGCATTTTTGCCGTGCTGCGCCAGTTTCAGCATGACTATCCGCAGGTCATGCTCCATCAGAAAGAGGACAATATGGCGACGCTCATGCAGGAGCTGGATGAAGGGCTGATCGATGTCGCTTTTGTGCGCCTGCCCTGTGAAAACAGCAAAATCTTTAATCTGAAATTGATTGATGAAGAGCCGATGCTAATTGCGTTACACCGCTCACATCCGCTGGCTGATGAAGCCGATCTCGCGCTGTCGGAGCTGCGTGATACGCCTTTGGTGATCTTCCCGCAGGCGGTGGCGCCAGGGCTGTACGAACTGATTTACAACGCCTGTCTGCGCGCCGGCATTAATATGAGCCACCCGCAGCAGGCATCGCAATTTTCTTCATCGCTGAGCATGGTCAGCGCAGGATTTGGTTTCGCCATTGTCCCGCAATCCATGTCCTGCTTTAGTCATCCGCTGGTGACGTTCCACCGCATCAAAGGTGAAGTGTTGAAAACAGACGTGGCGCTGGCATGGAGAAAATTCGAGCGTTCACCGGCGGTGAAGCGGTTTATTGATAACTTCTGA
- a CDS encoding DUF1869 domain-containing protein: MTTENKGYSLAVSHSGKHETKEKIWLKPMSLYVPDVAAEAVAELTSGFSENNSEYILTVTNNNNGVSVDKEFSSLEVLKDPLNAADSVKELINIVRGYESDEETNVCGW, translated from the coding sequence ATGACGACTGAAAATAAAGGATATTCTTTAGCGGTTTCTCATTCCGGCAAGCATGAAACGAAAGAAAAAATATGGCTGAAGCCGATGTCGTTATATGTACCGGATGTCGCCGCAGAAGCGGTTGCGGAGCTGACTTCCGGGTTTAGCGAAAATAACAGTGAATATATTCTGACGGTCACGAACAATAATAATGGCGTTTCTGTTGATAAAGAATTTTCCAGCCTTGAAGTGTTGAAAGATCCGCTTAATGCCGCCGATTCGGTAAAAGAGTTGATTAACATTGTCCGTGGTTACGAATCGGATGAAGAAACCAATGTGTGCGGCTGGTAA
- a CDS encoding pectinesterase family protein: MRTLHYSVLLLACIGTSPFSALAEEWNAVVSATPQAGEFATISQALAAAPKSGTPWRILIKEGRWNERLVIEKPVTLVGQSKDRTQIEANTPAGALDASGKKWGTGRTSTVEIRATGVTIENLTIRNSFDFPANAALADTDPKKLKDTQAVALMISEGADKARFRHVRLEGYQDTFYSKSGSRSYFTDCEVSGHVDFIFGPGIAVFDRCDIIARNRNDIDPPYGYITAPATQQDQKFGLFIINSKLSKEPGVPANSFALGRPWHPTTEFSDGRYADPHAIGLAAFIHCEIDDHIYGWDKMSGKDKAGNKIWFYPEDSRFYESDNRGPGAGQGGARYQLTKANAAQYSLAAIFDGWDKTLLE; the protein is encoded by the coding sequence ATGAGGACACTGCACTATTCCGTGCTGTTGCTGGCTTGTATTGGCACCAGCCCGTTCTCTGCACTGGCAGAAGAGTGGAACGCGGTCGTTTCCGCCACACCGCAGGCGGGCGAGTTTGCCACCATCAGCCAGGCGTTGGCCGCTGCGCCGAAAAGCGGTACGCCGTGGCGCATTCTGATCAAAGAGGGACGCTGGAACGAGCGGCTGGTGATTGAAAAACCGGTCACGCTGGTGGGGCAGTCAAAAGATCGGACGCAGATTGAAGCGAATACCCCTGCGGGCGCGCTGGATGCCAGCGGGAAAAAGTGGGGAACCGGGCGTACCAGTACGGTGGAGATCCGCGCCACCGGCGTGACGATCGAGAACCTGACCATCCGCAACAGCTTTGATTTTCCGGCCAATGCCGCTCTGGCGGATACCGATCCGAAAAAACTGAAAGATACGCAGGCGGTAGCGCTGATGATTTCAGAAGGTGCAGATAAGGCGCGTTTCCGCCATGTCCGGCTGGAGGGGTATCAGGACACGTTCTACAGCAAAAGCGGCAGCCGCAGTTATTTCACCGATTGTGAAGTTAGCGGTCATGTCGATTTTATCTTTGGCCCTGGCATTGCGGTGTTTGACCGCTGCGACATTATTGCCCGCAACCGCAATGATATCGACCCGCCGTACGGCTATATCACCGCGCCCGCCACCCAACAGGATCAGAAATTTGGCCTGTTTATTATCAACAGTAAATTAAGCAAAGAGCCGGGCGTGCCGGCAAACAGCTTTGCGCTTGGGCGTCCGTGGCATCCAACCACTGAATTCAGTGACGGGCGTTATGCCGATCCGCATGCCATTGGCCTGGCGGCATTTATTCACTGCGAGATTGACGACCATATTTACGGCTGGGACAAAATGTCCGGCAAAGATAAAGCCGGGAATAAAATCTGGTTCTACCCGGAAGATAGCCGTTTTTATGAATCCGATAATCGCGGGCCTGGCGCCGGGCAGGGCGGCGCGCGCTACCAGCTCACGAAGGCGAACGCAGCGCAATACAGCCTGGCTGCGATTTTCGATGGCTGGGATAAAACCCTGCTGGAGTAA
- a CDS encoding ABC transporter permease — translation MSSLSLPATRRAASQTVRRRPSGVLVVLATFAALLALLPVGFVIGVGIDTGWSTVKALIFRPRVGELLNNTFLLIACAVPACVAAGIAMAWLTERTTLPGRRVWSLLAVAPLAIPAFVQSYAWVSVAPGFNGLPAAVFLAVLAYFPFIYMPVAAVLRRLDPGLEDVAASLGTPPWRIFFRVVLPQLKLAICGGALLVALHLLAEYGLFVMIRFDTFTTAIYDQFQSTFSGPAANMLAGVLALCCLALLLLETAARGKARYARVGAGAARKQHRVVLGRGSSACGFALMLVMAILALGTPMIVLARWLWLGGLANWSSADLWLSLRQTLFLAFCGALLTTAFALPTAWLAVRHPRPLIRVLEGCNYVTSSLPGIVVALALVTVTIHYARPIYQTEVTLFLAYMLMLMPRALINLRAGIAQAPVELEQVAQSLGTSPGRALLSVTLRLAAPGAAAAAALVFLGVSNELTATLLLSPLGTRTLATGFWALTSEIDYVAASPYALLMILISLPLTGLLYKQSQKLSGL, via the coding sequence ATGTCCAGTTTGAGTCTTCCGGCGACACGCCGCGCGGCCAGCCAAACCGTCCGGCGCCGCCCTTCCGGGGTGCTGGTGGTATTAGCCACTTTTGCGGCACTGCTTGCTTTACTGCCCGTGGGATTTGTTATTGGGGTGGGTATTGATACCGGGTGGTCAACGGTGAAGGCGCTCATTTTCCGCCCGCGCGTTGGCGAGCTGCTCAACAACACCTTTTTGCTGATTGCCTGCGCTGTTCCGGCCTGTGTGGCGGCAGGAATTGCCATGGCATGGCTGACGGAGCGAACCACGCTGCCTGGGCGACGCGTCTGGTCGCTGCTGGCCGTTGCGCCGCTGGCGATCCCGGCGTTTGTGCAAAGTTATGCCTGGGTCAGCGTCGCGCCGGGTTTCAATGGTTTGCCCGCCGCCGTTTTTCTCGCAGTGCTGGCCTATTTTCCCTTTATTTATATGCCGGTAGCCGCCGTATTACGTCGGCTGGATCCGGGTCTTGAAGATGTAGCCGCCTCGCTGGGCACACCGCCGTGGCGCATCTTTTTCCGCGTGGTTTTGCCGCAACTCAAGCTGGCGATTTGCGGCGGCGCGCTGCTGGTTGCGCTGCATTTACTGGCGGAATATGGCCTGTTCGTGATGATCCGTTTTGATACCTTCACCACCGCCATTTATGACCAGTTTCAATCCACCTTTAGTGGTCCGGCTGCCAACATGCTGGCGGGCGTGCTCGCCCTCTGCTGTCTGGCGTTGCTATTACTGGAGACCGCCGCGCGCGGTAAAGCGCGTTATGCTCGCGTCGGCGCAGGCGCGGCGCGTAAACAGCACCGCGTTGTGCTTGGCCGCGGGAGTTCAGCGTGTGGATTCGCGCTGATGCTGGTGATGGCGATCCTTGCGCTCGGTACGCCGATGATAGTGCTCGCCCGCTGGCTGTGGCTTGGCGGGTTGGCGAACTGGTCCAGCGCCGATTTGTGGCTCTCTTTGCGTCAGACGTTATTTCTGGCATTTTGCGGCGCGCTGCTGACAACGGCATTTGCGCTGCCGACGGCCTGGCTTGCGGTGCGCCATCCGCGTCCGCTGATTCGCGTGCTGGAGGGATGTAACTACGTCACCAGTTCGCTGCCGGGCATTGTTGTCGCGCTGGCGCTGGTCACCGTCACCATTCATTACGCAAGGCCAATCTACCAGACTGAAGTGACGCTGTTTCTGGCGTATATGCTGATGCTGATGCCCAGAGCGCTCATCAATCTGCGCGCCGGGATTGCGCAAGCGCCGGTGGAACTGGAACAGGTGGCGCAAAGCCTTGGTACTTCGCCCGGCAGAGCGCTACTGAGCGTCACGCTGCGGCTGGCGGCTCCTGGTGCTGCGGCGGCTGCAGCGCTGGTCTTTCTCGGTGTCAGCAATGAACTGACCGCCACGCTGCTGCTTTCACCCCTTGGTACTCGCACGCTGGCGACCGGTTTCTGGGCGCTCACCAGCGAGATCGATTATGTTGCGGCCTCACCTTACGCGCTGCTGATGATTTTGATTTCCCTGCCGTTGACCGGCCTTCTTTATAAGCAATCACAAAAACTGTCGGGTCTTTAA
- a CDS encoding DUF1971 domain-containing protein yields the protein MAYQIPVHFRHTRSTPFWTKETVPQALLTHHNTKKGVYGRLSVMQGAVKYFGFAGEYDTTPEVEVVIEAGHFGISPPQYWYHIELLTDDTYFNIDFFADPHEALEGKGIGQVVNTHRR from the coding sequence ATGGCATATCAAATTCCGGTTCACTTCCGCCATACCCGCTCCACGCCTTTCTGGACGAAAGAGACGGTACCGCAGGCGCTGCTCACCCATCACAATACGAAAAAGGGCGTTTATGGCCGTTTATCGGTAATGCAGGGCGCAGTGAAGTATTTCGGTTTTGCCGGTGAGTACGACACCACGCCGGAAGTGGAAGTGGTGATTGAGGCCGGGCACTTTGGCATCAGCCCGCCGCAATACTGGTATCACATTGAATTACTTACCGATGATACGTACTTCAATATCGATTTCTTTGCCGATCCGCACGAAGCGCTGGAAGGAAAAGGGATCGGTCAGGTGGTCAATACGCATCGCCGCTAA
- a CDS encoding ABC transporter ATP-binding protein has translation MLELSNISKSFGSARVLDSVNLLIPPGSRTAIVGPSGSGKTTLLRLIAGFERPDSGQIMMHGKPLFAGDQFVPAHQRKIGFVPQEGALFPHLRVGENIAWGLSGSRHGKRARVDALMAMVSLDSKLAQRWPHEISGGQQQRVALARALAQQPALMLLDEPFSALDTGLRAATRKATADLLTQAGVASILVTHDQKEALSFASQIAVIRHGRFAQIGSPFEVYSQPADEETALFLGDALILPAEVTQGKARCQLGDIPVDDVSASGTRRIMLRPEQISVEPCDSAAGLPQAHIVDIDFVGYLSALTLAFAHTDERITVQTVTRPGWLPGMKVNIQINGCARVFAL, from the coding sequence ATGTTAGAACTGAGCAATATTTCCAAATCCTTTGGCTCCGCACGTGTGCTGGACAGTGTGAACCTGCTTATTCCTCCCGGCAGCCGTACGGCGATTGTTGGTCCGTCTGGCTCGGGGAAAACCACGTTATTGCGGTTGATTGCCGGGTTTGAGCGGCCGGACAGCGGACAGATAATGATGCACGGAAAGCCGCTATTTGCTGGCGATCAGTTTGTTCCCGCTCATCAACGTAAAATTGGTTTTGTTCCGCAAGAAGGTGCGTTGTTCCCGCATTTGCGCGTGGGGGAAAACATTGCCTGGGGGCTGAGCGGCTCCCGTCATGGGAAGCGTGCGCGCGTGGATGCGTTAATGGCAATGGTGTCGCTGGATAGCAAACTGGCCCAGCGCTGGCCGCATGAGATCTCCGGCGGTCAACAGCAGCGCGTTGCTCTGGCGCGTGCGCTGGCGCAACAACCGGCGCTGATGCTGCTCGATGAGCCTTTCTCCGCGCTTGATACTGGTTTGCGTGCCGCCACGCGTAAAGCGACGGCAGATTTACTCACTCAGGCGGGTGTGGCGTCGATTCTGGTCACTCACGATCAGAAAGAGGCACTGTCATTCGCCAGCCAGATTGCGGTGATTCGTCACGGGCGCTTTGCCCAGATTGGCTCGCCCTTTGAGGTCTATTCGCAGCCTGCGGATGAAGAAACGGCGCTGTTTTTAGGCGACGCGCTGATTCTGCCTGCCGAGGTGACGCAAGGGAAAGCGCGCTGCCAGCTTGGCGATATTCCGGTTGATGATGTATCTGCTTCCGGCACGCGGCGCATTATGCTGCGCCCGGAGCAAATCAGCGTTGAGCCGTGCGATAGCGCAGCGGGGCTGCCGCAGGCGCACATTGTGGATATCGATTTCGTGGGTTATCTCTCCGCGCTGACGCTCGCTTTTGCGCATACAGATGAACGCATCACCGTGCAGACCGTTACCCGGCCAGGCTGGTTGCCGGGTATGAAGGTCAATATCCAGATTAACGGCTGCGCGCGCGTGTTTGCTTTGTGA